In Anoplopoma fimbria isolate UVic2021 breed Golden Eagle Sablefish chromosome 22, Afim_UVic_2022, whole genome shotgun sequence, a genomic segment contains:
- the cenpl gene encoding centromere protein L, which produces MEPHHNSVTRTPLNNVVVQRRSKSKSYRLSYRSGLGAASRLGLTPALTARRLNTSRRAPKSHNITEKVDPEQLALLVKTEWQLSYVTPLYQFRHTQLKSYSRQLSAFIAAGKQQGLAVEVEGSQTTFRVSFSLVPGLTESDDDAETVLIQIHSKALFAVQDEPQKPAWSGWLTCVNGKPEYLRSLPKDFICLPLFGSVGAEGLSTLVKSWFQQTFDCCFGPLEISHTSLQWLMALWTNCHTEHSIQHLKMIWTLPAVPPLQVTYSVNPDDAWDLWISVRKEKENRGGAEKEEEEENCIDIEEVTRFIQGLKNHFYRHFRLDLSAGSLNQVSTALGSAKYSGRIKISNSRYMITTLTLLTECALLKMPI; this is translated from the exons ATGGAGCCACATCACAACAG tgtGACGAGGACTCCCCTCAACAATGTTGTAGTCCAGAGGAGGAGCAAAAGTAAGAGCTACCGGCTGTCATACCGCAGCGGCTTAGGTGCTGCTTCACGCCTCGGCTTGACTCCAGCACTGACGGCGCGGAGGCTCAACACCAGCAGAAGGGCTCCGAAGTCGCACAATATCACT GAGAAGGTGGATCCGGAGCAGCTGGCCTTGCTGGTGAAAACGGAGTGGCAGCTGTCGTACGTCACTCCTCTCTATCAGTTCAGACACACCCAGCTGAAGAGCTACTCCAGGCAGCTCTCCGCATTTATCGCTGCAGGGAAGCAGCAAGGTTTGGCAGTGGAGGTGGAGGGCTCGCAGACAACCTTCAGAGTCTCCTTCTCCTTGGTGCCGGGGTTGACCGAGTCGGACGATGACGCTGAGACCGTCCTCATACAG ATCCACTCAAAGGCGCTGTTTGCCGTACAGGACGAGCCCCAGAAGCCAGCATGGAGCGGCTGGCTGACCTGCGTCAACGGCAAGCCTGAGTACCTGCGCTCACTCCCGAAGGACTTCATCTGCCTGCCGCTCTTCGGCAGCGTTGGGGCCGAGGGTCTCTCTACTTTGGTCAAGTCCTGGTTCCAGCAGACCTTCGACTGCTGCTTTGGCCCGCTGGAAATCAGCCACACGAGCCTACAGTGGCTGATGGCGTTATGGACCAACTGCCACACGGAGCACAGCATCCAGCACCTCAAAATGATTTGGACTCTTCCAGCTGTGCCACCGCTGCAGGTCACCTACTCGGTTAACCCCGACGACGCCTGGGACCTGTGGATAAGTgtgaggaaggagaaggagaacagaggaggggcggagaaggaggaggaggaggagaactgTATCGACATAGAGGAGGTGACGAGGTTCATACAGGGGCTGAAGAACCACTTCTACAGACACTTCAggctggacctgtcagcgggcAGCCTGAACCAGGTCTCCACAGCTCTGGGCTCAGCCAAGTACAGCGGCAGAATAAAG atatCCAACAGCAGATACATGATCACCACCCTGACACTACTGACGGAGTGCGCCCTCCTCAAGATGCCCATCTGA
- the LOC129111907 gene encoding FUN14 domain-containing protein 1 isoform X1 codes for MATADHREAGQDDPESEDEVYEVVDLTEYARRHQWWSRVFGSNSGPIAEKYSVATQIAMGGVTGWCTGYLFQRVGKIAATAVGGGFLLLQIANHSGYVQVDWKKVEKDVNKAKKHLKKKANKAAPEINTFIEEVKATDFIKRNIVLSSGFVGGFFLGLAS; via the exons ATGGCGACGGCGGATCACAGAGAAG CAGGTCAGGACGACCCAGAGAGTGAAGATGAGGTGTATGAGGTTGTGGACCTGACTGAATATGCCCGGAGGCACCAGTGGTGGAGCAGGGTGTTTGGGAGCAACTCGGGCCCTATTGCTGAGAAGTACTCTGTGGCAACCCAGATCGCAATGGGAGGGGTGACTGGATG gtgtacTGGTTACCTCTTCCAGAGGGTTGGGAAGATTGCTGCAACCGCTGTTGGAGGAGGGTTCCTTCTTTTACAG ATCGCCAATCATAGTGGCTACGTGCAGGTGGACTGGAAGAAGGTGGAGAAGGATGTTAACAAAGCAAAGAAGCACCTGaagaagaaagcaaacaaagcggcccctgaaataaacacattcattgaGGAGGTAAAG GCCACGGACTTTATAAAAAGGAACATCGTCTTGTCCAGTGGGTTCGTTGGCGGCTTTTTTCTGGGTCTGGCCTCCTAA
- the LOC129111907 gene encoding FUN14 domain-containing protein 1 isoform X2, producing MATADHREGQDDPESEDEVYEVVDLTEYARRHQWWSRVFGSNSGPIAEKYSVATQIAMGGVTGWCTGYLFQRVGKIAATAVGGGFLLLQIANHSGYVQVDWKKVEKDVNKAKKHLKKKANKAAPEINTFIEEVKATDFIKRNIVLSSGFVGGFFLGLAS from the exons ATGGCGACGGCGGATCACAGAGAAG GTCAGGACGACCCAGAGAGTGAAGATGAGGTGTATGAGGTTGTGGACCTGACTGAATATGCCCGGAGGCACCAGTGGTGGAGCAGGGTGTTTGGGAGCAACTCGGGCCCTATTGCTGAGAAGTACTCTGTGGCAACCCAGATCGCAATGGGAGGGGTGACTGGATG gtgtacTGGTTACCTCTTCCAGAGGGTTGGGAAGATTGCTGCAACCGCTGTTGGAGGAGGGTTCCTTCTTTTACAG ATCGCCAATCATAGTGGCTACGTGCAGGTGGACTGGAAGAAGGTGGAGAAGGATGTTAACAAAGCAAAGAAGCACCTGaagaagaaagcaaacaaagcggcccctgaaataaacacattcattgaGGAGGTAAAG GCCACGGACTTTATAAAAAGGAACATCGTCTTGTCCAGTGGGTTCGTTGGCGGCTTTTTTCTGGGTCTGGCCTCCTAA
- the LOC129111907 gene encoding FUN14 domain-containing protein 1 isoform X3, which translates to MATADHREAGQDDPESEDEVYEVVDLTEYARRHQWWSRVFGSNSGPIAEKYSVATQIAMGGVTGWCTGYLFQRVGKIAATAVGGGFLLLQIANHSGYVQVDWKKVEKDVNKAKKHLKKKANKAAPEINTFIEEATDFIKRNIVLSSGFVGGFFLGLAS; encoded by the exons ATGGCGACGGCGGATCACAGAGAAG CAGGTCAGGACGACCCAGAGAGTGAAGATGAGGTGTATGAGGTTGTGGACCTGACTGAATATGCCCGGAGGCACCAGTGGTGGAGCAGGGTGTTTGGGAGCAACTCGGGCCCTATTGCTGAGAAGTACTCTGTGGCAACCCAGATCGCAATGGGAGGGGTGACTGGATG gtgtacTGGTTACCTCTTCCAGAGGGTTGGGAAGATTGCTGCAACCGCTGTTGGAGGAGGGTTCCTTCTTTTACAG ATCGCCAATCATAGTGGCTACGTGCAGGTGGACTGGAAGAAGGTGGAGAAGGATGTTAACAAAGCAAAGAAGCACCTGaagaagaaagcaaacaaagcggcccctgaaataaacacattcattgaGGAG GCCACGGACTTTATAAAAAGGAACATCGTCTTGTCCAGTGGGTTCGTTGGCGGCTTTTTTCTGGGTCTGGCCTCCTAA